In Neochlamydia sp. AcF84, the following are encoded in one genomic region:
- a CDS encoding IS701 family transposase, whose translation MNLEQLNSIREQLNEWINVFKANLGRSERVHWCRLYISGLILDGERKSIEPMAKRLPGGNEQAIQQFVNQSPWDHAAMQQQLARHMAQSMGVKKGVLVLDDTSLPKKGKFSVGVARQYCGALGKIANCQSIVTWHYCEKGKEHFPILGELFLPQSWTKSKKRMQVAKVPKARYKFLKKWQLALQLLDDILKKDFPYEALAFDAGYGEKRELLGELDKRQLTFVAQIPENHSFWPIDISLNSTKNIRGRPRKYPEVADKNFKPLSAKKWLKK comes from the coding sequence ATGAATCTAGAGCAACTAAATTCCATTCGCGAACAACTTAATGAATGGATTAATGTTTTCAAAGCCAACTTAGGAAGATCAGAAAGAGTTCACTGGTGCAGATTATACATTTCAGGATTAATATTAGATGGAGAAAGAAAATCTATCGAACCCATGGCAAAAAGGCTTCCTGGAGGAAATGAACAAGCCATTCAACAATTTGTCAATCAAAGCCCTTGGGACCATGCAGCGATGCAACAACAACTGGCACGGCATATGGCTCAAAGCATGGGGGTTAAAAAAGGAGTACTTGTTCTAGACGACACTTCTTTACCCAAGAAGGGAAAGTTTTCGGTAGGGGTAGCCAGGCAGTATTGTGGAGCTTTAGGAAAAATTGCTAATTGTCAATCAATCGTCACGTGGCATTACTGTGAAAAAGGTAAAGAGCATTTTCCTATCCTAGGTGAATTATTCCTTCCTCAATCTTGGACAAAAAGTAAAAAAAGAATGCAGGTAGCCAAAGTTCCTAAAGCAAGATACAAGTTTTTAAAGAAATGGCAGCTTGCTTTACAACTTTTAGATGATATTCTTAAGAAGGATTTTCCCTATGAAGCGCTTGCTTTTGATGCCGGTTATGGAGAAAAACGAGAGTTATTGGGAGAATTAGATAAAAGGCAGTTAACCTTTGTGGCTCAAATTCCTGAAAATCATAGCTTTTGGCCTATCGATATTTCTTTAAATTCCACCAAGAACATTAGAGGTAGGCCAAGAAAATATCCAGAAGTAGCCGATAAAAACTTTAAGCCCCTTTCTGCCAAGAAATGGTTAAAAAAAT